In a single window of the Streptomyces sp. CGMCC 4.7035 genome:
- a CDS encoding NADAR family protein, whose translation MGKIDSWEALVREVQAGARVKYLHFWGHRPRPDGQIGASCLSQWWPSPFTVDGVKYATAEHWMMASKARLFDDAEAERKAIEAPNPALAKKAGRLVRGFDDAIWERERFGIVAEGSVHKFTAHADLRAFLLGTKNRVLVEASPVDRVWGIGLAADDERATDPQRWRGPNLLGFALMEARERLAARP comes from the coding sequence ATGGGGAAGATCGATTCTTGGGAAGCCCTGGTCAGGGAGGTCCAGGCGGGGGCGAGGGTCAAGTACCTGCACTTCTGGGGCCATCGGCCGCGGCCGGACGGACAGATCGGGGCGAGCTGTCTGAGCCAGTGGTGGCCGTCGCCGTTCACGGTGGACGGCGTCAAGTACGCGACGGCGGAGCACTGGATGATGGCGTCGAAGGCGCGGCTCTTCGACGACGCGGAGGCTGAGCGGAAGGCCATCGAGGCGCCCAACCCGGCGCTCGCCAAGAAGGCGGGACGGCTGGTGCGCGGCTTCGACGACGCCATATGGGAGCGCGAGCGCTTCGGGATCGTGGCCGAGGGCAGCGTCCACAAGTTCACCGCGCATGCCGATCTGCGGGCGTTTCTGCTGGGCACGAAGAACCGCGTGCTCGTCGAGGCCAGCCCGGTGGACCGGGTGTGGGGCATCGGGCTGGCGGCGGACGACGAACGGGCGACGGATCCGCAGCGGTGGCGGGGGCCGAACCTGCTGGGGTTCGCGCTGATGGAGGCGCGGGAGCGGTTGGCCGCGCGGCCGTGA
- a CDS encoding ABC transporter ATP-binding protein translates to MDNDAIRLRCVSRRYGAGDSTVAALDEVSLSFPAGTFTAVMGPSGSGKSTLLQCAAGLDRPMSGSVTVGGTELTGLSETRLTLLRRERIGFVFQSFNLLPSLTAEQNVALPLRLAGRRPSRARVREVLEQVGLGGRARHRPTEMSGGQQQRVALARALITRPEVLFGDEPTGALDSGTSREVLTLLRGMVDGEGQTIIMVTHDPVAASYADRVVFLVDGRVGGELAGASADDIAARMTKLEAVPC, encoded by the coding sequence ATGGACAACGACGCGATCCGGTTGCGCTGTGTCAGCAGGCGGTACGGGGCGGGCGACAGCACCGTGGCGGCGCTCGACGAGGTCTCGCTCTCCTTCCCCGCGGGGACGTTCACCGCCGTCATGGGCCCTTCCGGCTCGGGCAAGTCGACCCTGCTGCAGTGCGCCGCGGGGCTGGACCGCCCCATGTCGGGGTCGGTCACCGTGGGCGGGACGGAGCTGACCGGGCTGAGCGAGACCAGGCTGACGCTGCTGCGGCGCGAACGCATCGGGTTCGTCTTCCAGTCGTTCAACCTGCTGCCGTCCCTGACCGCCGAGCAGAACGTGGCGCTGCCCCTGCGGCTGGCCGGCCGCCGCCCCTCCAGGGCCCGGGTGCGCGAGGTACTGGAACAGGTCGGCCTCGGCGGGCGGGCGCGGCACCGGCCGACGGAGATGTCCGGCGGCCAGCAGCAGCGCGTGGCCCTCGCCCGCGCCCTGATCACCCGCCCCGAGGTGCTGTTCGGCGACGAGCCGACCGGTGCCCTCGACTCGGGGACCAGCCGCGAGGTGCTGACGCTGCTGCGCGGCATGGTCGACGGCGAGGGCCAGACGATCATCATGGTCACGCACGACCCGGTGGCCGCCTCGTACGCCGACCGCGTCGTCTTCCTCGTCGACGGACGGGTGGGCGGCGAACTGGCCGGGGCGAGCGCCGACGACATCGCCGCGCGGATGACCAAGTTGGAGGCCGTGCCGTGCTGA
- a CDS encoding response regulator transcription factor, translated as MRTDRSLRVVLAEDSVLLREGLVGLLDRCGHEVVAAVPDATALVTAVEEHTPDIVVTDVRMPPAFQDEGLRAAVRLREERPTLPVLVLSQYVQRTYAAELLDSGDGSGVGYLLKDRVGQVEQFVDALCEVADGGTVVDPEVVRQLLRRRRDPLERLTPREREVLALIAEGKSNGAIARELVVSEAAVGKHISGILTKLDLPPADETHRRVLAVLAYLRA; from the coding sequence TTGCGAACGGACCGATCGCTCCGCGTAGTTCTGGCGGAGGACAGCGTGCTGCTGCGGGAAGGGCTCGTCGGCCTGCTCGACCGCTGCGGCCACGAGGTGGTCGCGGCCGTCCCGGACGCCACGGCGCTGGTCACCGCGGTCGAGGAGCACACCCCCGACATCGTCGTGACGGACGTGCGTATGCCCCCCGCGTTCCAGGACGAGGGACTGCGGGCGGCGGTGCGGCTGCGCGAGGAGCGGCCCACGCTGCCCGTCCTGGTGCTCAGCCAGTATGTGCAGCGGACGTACGCCGCCGAACTGCTGGACTCCGGCGACGGATCGGGCGTCGGCTATCTGCTCAAGGACCGGGTCGGGCAGGTCGAGCAGTTCGTGGACGCCCTGTGCGAGGTCGCGGACGGCGGCACCGTCGTCGACCCCGAAGTCGTACGCCAACTGCTGCGCCGCCGCCGCGATCCGCTGGAGCGGCTCACCCCGCGCGAGCGGGAGGTCCTGGCCCTGATCGCGGAGGGTAAGTCGAACGGCGCCATCGCCCGCGAACTGGTGGTGTCCGAGGCGGCGGTGGGCAAGCACATCAGCGGCATCCTCACCAAGCTGGATCTGCCTCCGGCGGACGAGACCCATCGCAGGGTGCTGGCGGTCCTCGCCTATCTGCGGGCGTGA
- a CDS encoding ABC transporter permease → MLSVALRTLRTRWITFVGSFVALSLGVALIAVMGLVLASSLDAPDRRPERFAAAPVVVKGADTLRVRTPVGDRVAQLDRPRAVPAGAVAKLKELGTVVEDRSFAVRARGGPGDLVGHPWSTAAFAPYELDAGHAPRAADEVVVSGAWAKPGERVRTDRGTVRVVGTVAGRGFENAVFYTDGRAAELSPISVQLVVDADAAAVRGAVRGSAGVRVLTGDARRYADPDPDRDSKALTAMNAMFGTAGGVTAFVSVFVVASTFAFAVAQRRREFGLLRSAGATPGQIRRLVVAEALMVSVLASAAGCVLGAYGAPRLAEWVVDGGLAPGWFGIGDHTWPYHMAFWTGLCVALCGVVAASWRAGRTGPTQALREASVDTGTMTWGRRLLGLVLLLTAVVTLGLALATGPGDLLHRKTYVSRPMLLISAVALLAPAVVRPLTRLLAWLPARLPGAGGMLVRENAAAGVRRTAAIAAPVLVTVALAGSLLGATATLNEARAAETREQTAADFVVTPASGAGFDTATLRRLHKVRGTEVSAISSSAVHVLEDGVSLVRSQARAADPGPLAATTRLPIAAGRVSDLDDDSIIVNREWQRHTVGQRVQVWLGDGTRKTLRIVAVMTTGTGGNGVYVTPRNAPGATVDRVDVALTGGADADAVAAGLRAAVHTSGGQVLTKDQWVRASHPETDGTTRTGFLLVLGIALLYTGISLANTMVMATSDRVRDLAVLRLAGATTWQVLRLVGAEALMVVAVGGVLGLLVAVLNLAGMWGALGLLSVRTTIVVPWTAIGAAVGACAVLAVVSSVAPASFALRRRAVELAGVRD, encoded by the coding sequence GTGCTGAGTGTCGCCCTGCGCACCCTGCGCACCCGCTGGATCACCTTCGTCGGCAGCTTCGTCGCACTCTCGCTGGGCGTCGCACTGATCGCCGTGATGGGCCTGGTGCTCGCCTCGTCGCTGGACGCGCCCGACCGCCGGCCCGAACGGTTCGCCGCCGCGCCGGTCGTGGTCAAAGGAGCGGACACCCTGCGGGTGCGCACCCCGGTCGGCGACCGGGTGGCCCAGCTCGACCGCCCGCGCGCCGTGCCCGCCGGGGCCGTCGCGAAGCTGAAGGAGCTCGGCACCGTAGTGGAGGACCGGTCGTTCGCCGTACGGGCCCGGGGCGGACCCGGCGACCTGGTGGGCCACCCCTGGTCCACCGCCGCCTTCGCCCCGTACGAGTTGGACGCGGGACACGCGCCCCGCGCGGCCGACGAGGTCGTCGTCAGCGGCGCCTGGGCGAAGCCGGGCGAGCGCGTACGGACCGATCGCGGCACCGTACGGGTCGTCGGAACCGTCGCCGGGCGCGGCTTCGAGAACGCCGTCTTCTACACCGACGGGCGCGCCGCGGAACTGTCCCCCATCAGTGTCCAGTTGGTCGTGGACGCCGACGCGGCGGCCGTGCGCGGGGCGGTGCGCGGCAGCGCCGGTGTCCGGGTCCTCACCGGTGACGCCCGCCGCTACGCCGACCCGGACCCCGACCGGGACAGCAAGGCCCTCACCGCGATGAACGCCATGTTCGGCACGGCCGGCGGCGTCACCGCCTTCGTGTCGGTGTTCGTGGTGGCGTCCACCTTCGCGTTCGCGGTCGCCCAGCGGCGCCGGGAGTTCGGGCTGCTGCGCAGCGCCGGTGCGACACCGGGACAGATCCGGCGCCTGGTCGTCGCCGAAGCCCTCATGGTCAGCGTGCTCGCCTCGGCCGCAGGCTGCGTGCTCGGCGCGTACGGTGCGCCGCGGCTGGCCGAATGGGTCGTCGACGGCGGTCTCGCGCCGGGCTGGTTCGGCATCGGCGACCACACCTGGCCGTACCACATGGCGTTCTGGACGGGCCTGTGCGTCGCGCTGTGCGGCGTCGTGGCCGCCTCCTGGCGGGCGGGCCGAACCGGCCCCACCCAGGCGCTGCGCGAGGCGTCCGTGGACACCGGGACGATGACCTGGGGCCGCCGTCTGCTCGGCCTGGTCCTGCTACTGACCGCCGTCGTGACGCTGGGCCTGGCCCTGGCCACCGGCCCGGGTGACCTGCTGCACCGCAAGACCTATGTGAGCCGGCCGATGCTGCTGATCAGCGCGGTCGCGCTGCTCGCACCGGCCGTGGTGCGCCCGCTGACCCGGCTGCTCGCCTGGCTCCCGGCCCGACTGCCCGGTGCCGGAGGCATGCTGGTGCGGGAGAACGCCGCCGCCGGTGTGCGGCGCACCGCCGCGATCGCGGCGCCCGTCCTGGTCACCGTCGCCCTCGCGGGTTCGCTCCTGGGGGCCACCGCGACGCTGAACGAGGCCAGGGCCGCCGAGACGCGCGAGCAGACGGCAGCCGACTTCGTCGTCACCCCGGCGAGCGGCGCGGGCTTCGACACGGCGACGCTGCGCAGGCTGCACAAGGTGCGCGGCACGGAGGTGTCCGCGATCTCGTCGAGTGCCGTCCACGTCCTGGAGGACGGCGTGTCACTGGTCAGGTCTCAGGCCCGTGCCGCGGATCCCGGCCCGCTCGCCGCCACCACCCGGCTGCCGATCGCGGCCGGGAGGGTGAGCGACCTCGACGACGACTCGATCATCGTCAACCGGGAGTGGCAGCGGCACACCGTGGGGCAGCGGGTGCAGGTGTGGCTCGGCGACGGCACGAGGAAAACGCTCCGGATCGTGGCGGTGATGACGACCGGCACCGGTGGCAACGGCGTCTACGTCACCCCGCGCAACGCCCCGGGCGCGACCGTCGATCGGGTCGACGTCGCCCTCACAGGCGGAGCCGACGCGGACGCCGTGGCCGCCGGACTGCGTGCGGCGGTGCACACGTCGGGCGGGCAGGTCCTCACCAAGGACCAGTGGGTCCGGGCGAGTCACCCCGAGACGGACGGGACGACCCGGACGGGCTTCCTGCTGGTCCTCGGCATCGCCCTGCTCTACACCGGTATCTCCCTGGCCAACACCATGGTCATGGCGACCTCCGACCGGGTCCGCGACCTGGCCGTGCTGCGCCTGGCCGGGGCCACGACGTGGCAGGTGCTGCGGCTGGTGGGTGCCGAAGCGCTGATGGTGGTCGCGGTCGGCGGAGTACTGGGACTGCTGGTCGCCGTGCTCAACCTGGCGGGCATGTGGGGCGCCCTGGGCCTGCTGTCGGTGCGGACCACGATCGTGGTTCCCTGGACGGCCATCGGTGCGGCCGTGGGCGCCTGCGCGGTGCTCGCCGTGGTCTCGTCCGTCGCCCCCGCGTCATTCGCCCTGCGTCGCCGGGCGGTGGAGTTGGCGGGCGTTCGGGATTGA
- a CDS encoding helix-turn-helix domain-containing protein, translating to MTGLRRDEVAVPAAISTNYYTRLEQGRMTPSACVLSELLRVLHLSDDQRDHLFEPA from the coding sequence GTGACCGGCCTGCGCCGGGACGAGGTGGCCGTGCCGGCCGCCATCAGCACCAACTACTACACCCGCCTGGAACAGGGCCGCATGACCCCCTCCGCGTGTGTGCTGTCCGAGCTTCTTCGGGTCCTGCATCTGAGTGACGACCAGCGGGACCATCTGTTCGAGCCGGCCTGA
- a CDS encoding DUF4190 domain-containing protein, with product MSEEAHPEQGAAAGADNPWAPPEQKISMDKAGTGQPPAGEPAVGGPPSSFHAPHSGGGAPPVNGGFAPPASGPAHGAPAGAPVPGAPNPGEQGFPVPPPPTAPADPGAFPYATPGGYGYPVPPGYPGYPGYGWPGLPMPPRNGLGIAAMVLGILSVCLFCMYGVVSLILGIIAVVLGIKGRKRADQGEADNRGQAQAGFILGIIGIILGIAVMALMIIGIVGAINDEETRYSDSPYVGDALTTSAPVLFHD from the coding sequence GTGAGCGAGGAAGCACATCCGGAACAGGGCGCCGCAGCGGGTGCGGACAACCCGTGGGCGCCGCCGGAACAGAAGATATCGATGGACAAGGCGGGCACCGGGCAGCCACCGGCCGGCGAACCCGCGGTGGGCGGACCGCCGTCGTCGTTCCACGCACCACACAGCGGGGGCGGCGCGCCGCCGGTGAACGGCGGGTTCGCTCCACCCGCTTCGGGTCCCGCCCACGGCGCCCCCGCGGGCGCACCCGTGCCCGGCGCGCCGAACCCGGGCGAGCAGGGTTTCCCCGTACCGCCGCCGCCGACCGCGCCCGCGGACCCCGGCGCATTCCCCTACGCGACACCGGGCGGCTACGGCTACCCCGTGCCGCCGGGCTACCCGGGCTACCCGGGTTACGGCTGGCCCGGCCTGCCGATGCCCCCGCGCAACGGTCTCGGCATCGCGGCCATGGTGCTCGGCATCCTCTCGGTGTGCCTCTTCTGCATGTACGGCGTGGTCTCCCTGATCCTGGGAATCATCGCGGTGGTCCTCGGGATCAAGGGCCGCAAACGGGCCGACCAGGGCGAGGCCGACAACCGTGGGCAGGCCCAGGCGGGATTCATCCTCGGCATCATCGGGATCATCCTCGGTATCGCCGTGATGGCCCTGATGATCATCGGGATCGTGGGCGCGATCAACGACGAGGAAACGCGGTACTCCGACTCGCCCTATGTCGGTGACGCGCTCACGACGTCGGCACCCGTGCTGTTCCACGACTGA
- a CDS encoding RNA polymerase sigma factor, producing the protein MERTHVETRQWRTTISAAQDGDRQALDELVAGWLPLVYNIVGRALNGHADVDDVVQETMLRAVDNLGTLRDPDSFRSWLVAIAMRQIRDRARRRTPEPLASDAGDRAADFAELTVLRLQLEGQRREVAEAVRWLDDEDRQLLSLWWLEVAGELTRRELAAAVGISRQHAAVRVQRMKARLEVARGIVRALEGACPELDAVTARWDGRPGSVWRKRLARHIRGCAYCAGAEESVVPAERLLVGIALVPVPAGFTLSLALGGKTSAAAASVGWSAKVLGALTKPAVAVTAGATIAAGGAYVVTHPSDDPPPRAVIAPTASSSPSRTLSATPTRPPSPSPSPSPSPSPSPSPSKTATDLYGTVVDAVDRAPAADARPGTLPHRPESGITSTGGPKAVMQHRGESVTLTGQGYVLVRWQISPKSRPGSLVMPTWTGLKGKLFHVASGGGRRMDDPLQGSPDGYATGMGGPTIGYAVLPGGTQQMWQNEYFYLDGSVILTQNERGCDYGLTVFPSNWDAVNADVLTGPAQGAIRYGLIRDNGKDTAPVPQYATRSTPTDPATVEQRSRV; encoded by the coding sequence GTGGAAAGGACGCACGTGGAGACCCGGCAGTGGCGTACGACGATCTCGGCTGCGCAGGACGGCGACCGGCAGGCGCTGGACGAGCTGGTCGCGGGGTGGCTGCCGCTCGTCTACAACATCGTCGGCCGCGCCCTCAACGGTCACGCGGACGTCGACGACGTCGTACAGGAGACGATGCTGCGGGCCGTCGACAACCTCGGCACGCTGCGCGATCCGGACAGTTTCCGCTCCTGGCTGGTCGCCATCGCGATGCGGCAGATACGGGACCGGGCGCGCCGCCGGACGCCCGAGCCGCTGGCCTCCGACGCGGGCGACCGGGCCGCCGACTTCGCCGAACTCACCGTGTTGCGGCTCCAGTTGGAGGGTCAGCGGCGTGAGGTCGCGGAGGCGGTGCGCTGGCTCGACGACGAGGACCGGCAGTTGCTGTCGCTGTGGTGGCTGGAGGTCGCGGGCGAACTGACCCGCCGTGAACTGGCCGCCGCGGTCGGCATCAGCAGGCAGCACGCCGCCGTGCGGGTGCAGCGGATGAAGGCGCGCCTGGAGGTGGCGCGCGGCATCGTACGGGCGCTGGAGGGGGCCTGCCCGGAGCTGGACGCCGTCACCGCCCGCTGGGACGGCCGGCCCGGTTCGGTGTGGCGCAAGCGGCTGGCCCGGCACATCCGTGGCTGCGCGTACTGCGCGGGTGCGGAGGAGAGCGTCGTACCCGCCGAACGGCTGCTGGTCGGGATCGCGCTCGTGCCCGTGCCGGCCGGCTTCACCCTGTCGCTGGCGCTCGGCGGCAAGACGTCCGCGGCGGCCGCCTCCGTCGGCTGGTCCGCCAAGGTGCTCGGCGCGCTCACCAAGCCCGCCGTGGCGGTGACGGCGGGCGCGACGATCGCGGCGGGCGGGGCGTACGTCGTCACGCACCCCTCCGACGACCCGCCCCCGCGGGCCGTCATCGCCCCCACGGCATCGTCGAGCCCGTCACGGACACTTTCCGCGACGCCGACAAGACCGCCGTCACCGTCGCCATCCCCGTCGCCATCCCCGTCGCCCTCGCCGTCGCCCTCGAAGACGGCGACCGACCTCTACGGCACGGTCGTGGACGCCGTCGACCGCGCGCCCGCCGCCGACGCCCGGCCCGGAACGCTGCCCCACCGCCCCGAGTCCGGGATCACCAGCACCGGCGGCCCGAAGGCCGTGATGCAGCACCGCGGGGAAAGCGTGACGCTCACGGGCCAGGGCTACGTCCTGGTGCGCTGGCAGATCTCGCCGAAGAGCCGGCCGGGCTCCCTGGTCATGCCGACCTGGACCGGTCTCAAGGGGAAGCTGTTCCATGTCGCCTCGGGCGGCGGCCGCCGCATGGACGACCCTCTCCAGGGGAGCCCCGACGGCTACGCGACCGGCATGGGCGGACCGACCATCGGATACGCGGTCCTGCCGGGCGGCACACAGCAGATGTGGCAGAACGAGTACTTCTACCTCGACGGTTCGGTCATCCTCACCCAGAACGAGCGGGGCTGCGACTACGGCCTGACCGTCTTCCCGTCGAACTGGGACGCGGTGAACGCCGACGTCCTGACCGGCCCCGCCCAGGGCGCGATCCGCTACGGCCTGATCCGCGACAACGGCAAGGACACCGCCCCGGTGCCCCAGTACGCCACCCGCTCGACCCCGACGGACCCGGCGACGGTCGAACAGCGGTCGCGCGTGTAG
- a CDS encoding ABC transporter substrate-binding protein gives MHRTPKTTIPSRRSLLRALGGGAVFGALAGCGVPAAYVAPGDRAGADTSARDKRLTWANWPLYIDTDDKNPNRRPTLEAFGKRTGIKVDYVEEINDNDEFFGKISPALLNHQSTGRDLIVISDWMCARFVRLGWVQEMDRARQPNVTKYLDPLLRSPAFDPGRAYSVPWQSGITGIAYNRRALGREIRQVSDLWAGDLKGRVTLLSGLDEAFALLMQGNGVDITRWTGDDFHSVCDQVEEQVRRGQIRRFTGNDYIKDLSNGDVLACQAYSGDVIQLQADDPDIEFVVPEEGAELWSESLMIPNLARHKANAERLIDYYYDPEVAAELAAWVNYVCPVPAARDVLASSDDPDTAALAEDPLIFPDAGMRRRLAIARDITSGERVEFARRWNAIVGL, from the coding sequence GTGCACCGGACACCGAAGACGACGATTCCCTCCCGCCGTTCCCTGCTGCGCGCCCTCGGTGGCGGCGCGGTGTTCGGTGCGCTCGCCGGCTGCGGCGTGCCCGCCGCGTATGTCGCACCGGGCGACCGGGCCGGCGCCGACACATCCGCCCGGGACAAGCGGCTGACCTGGGCGAACTGGCCCCTGTACATCGACACGGACGACAAGAACCCGAACCGGCGGCCGACGCTGGAGGCGTTCGGGAAGCGCACCGGCATCAAGGTCGACTACGTCGAGGAGATCAACGACAACGACGAGTTCTTCGGGAAGATCAGCCCCGCGCTGCTCAACCACCAGTCCACCGGCCGCGATCTGATCGTCATCAGCGACTGGATGTGCGCGCGGTTCGTACGCCTCGGCTGGGTGCAGGAGATGGACCGGGCCCGGCAGCCCAACGTCACCAAGTACCTGGACCCGCTGCTGCGTTCACCCGCGTTCGACCCGGGCCGCGCGTACAGCGTGCCGTGGCAGTCCGGGATCACCGGCATCGCGTACAACCGCCGTGCGCTGGGCCGCGAGATACGGCAGGTCTCCGACCTGTGGGCGGGCGACCTGAAGGGCCGGGTGACGCTGCTGTCCGGCCTGGACGAGGCGTTCGCGCTGCTGATGCAGGGCAACGGGGTCGACATCACGCGGTGGACCGGTGACGACTTCCACAGCGTCTGCGACCAGGTGGAGGAACAGGTGCGGCGCGGGCAGATCCGGCGCTTCACCGGCAACGACTACATCAAGGACCTGTCCAACGGTGACGTGCTGGCCTGCCAGGCGTACTCCGGTGATGTGATCCAACTCCAGGCGGACGACCCGGACATCGAGTTCGTCGTCCCCGAGGAGGGCGCCGAGCTGTGGTCCGAGTCGCTGATGATCCCCAACCTGGCCCGCCACAAGGCCAACGCCGAGCGGCTGATCGACTACTACTACGACCCCGAGGTCGCCGCCGAGCTGGCCGCGTGGGTCAACTACGTCTGCCCGGTCCCGGCCGCGCGGGACGTCCTCGCCTCGTCCGACGATCCGGACACCGCCGCCCTGGCCGAGGACCCGCTGATCTTTCCGGACGCCGGGATGCGCCGACGTCTCGCGATCGCACGGGACATCACGTCCGGGGAACGGGTGGAATTCGCCAGACGGTGGAACGCGATCGTGGGGCTCTGA
- a CDS encoding glycerophosphodiester phosphodiesterase has product MRTVTAVAHRGTPYRHRENTIESLRSALQQGADAVEIDVRLTRDGVPVLLHDETLKRLWGQDRPLAALSSDEVRGLTAGGVPTLADALAATDGHRVMIDLPGGPSVRAVRRIMDVVRQCGAEERVYYCAGAQTMLAVRAADPSAEIALTWTTLAPPRPALLDAVRPRWLNYRFALVDHDLAARVRQGGHLLSVWTPDTRRSMRRLLDLGVDSITTNRIDALRAVRGG; this is encoded by the coding sequence ATGCGCACCGTGACTGCCGTCGCCCACCGCGGCACCCCCTACCGCCACCGCGAGAACACCATCGAATCGCTGCGTTCCGCGCTCCAGCAGGGCGCGGACGCGGTCGAGATCGACGTACGGCTCACCCGGGACGGCGTCCCCGTACTGCTGCACGACGAGACGCTGAAGCGGCTGTGGGGGCAGGACCGGCCGCTCGCCGCGCTCTCCTCCGACGAGGTGCGGGGGCTGACGGCGGGCGGGGTGCCGACGCTGGCGGACGCCCTGGCGGCCACCGACGGACACCGGGTCATGATCGACCTGCCGGGCGGGCCCTCGGTCCGGGCCGTGCGCCGGATCATGGACGTCGTGCGGCAGTGCGGGGCCGAGGAGCGGGTGTACTACTGCGCGGGCGCGCAGACCATGCTGGCGGTCCGGGCCGCCGACCCCTCGGCGGAGATCGCCCTGACCTGGACGACCCTGGCCCCGCCGCGGCCCGCCCTGCTCGACGCGGTACGCCCGCGCTGGCTCAACTACCGCTTCGCGCTGGTCGACCACGACCTCGCGGCGCGGGTGCGCCAGGGCGGCCACCTGCTGTCCGTCTGGACCCCCGACACCCGCCGCTCGATGCGACGCCTGCTCGACCTGGGCGTGGACTCGATCACGACGAACCGCATCGACGCGCTGCGCGCGGTGCGCGGGGGCTGA
- a CDS encoding sensor histidine kinase, whose protein sequence is MSRPGFPLSSWPWRSVGYLLTGTVAGVVVLVGIVTTVAVGGVLALVLVGLPLLVLAALAGIPVARLERRRLRLIDRDPAHARHRPPAASGLRSWLTTRLREQETWRELGYTLLFAGLLWPVDALAITVALLCPLSMVATPLLMATAGDGREAKVLKLWTVTTWPAAFGTAVLGLVLLVLGAYVLGVAAGARAELTRLLIAPRGGDLGAKVVELTRSRVRLVDAFEAERRRIERDLHDGAQQRLVALTMTLGLARLDAPPGPLADQLAKAHEEAGKALAELREIVHGIHPKVLADYGLKAAVTDAADRSAIPVDVDLELPGRLPQAVEAAAYFVVCEALANIAKHSGASRAEVSGGHRDGHLFLHVRDDGRGGADAGAGSGLTGLADRVSVLDGRLSLSSPPGGPTLLRVEFPCERTDRSA, encoded by the coding sequence ATGTCCAGGCCGGGTTTCCCGCTGTCGTCGTGGCCGTGGCGTTCGGTCGGGTACCTGCTCACCGGCACGGTGGCCGGCGTTGTCGTCCTCGTGGGGATCGTGACCACGGTGGCCGTCGGCGGCGTTCTCGCCCTCGTGCTGGTGGGACTTCCGCTGCTCGTCCTCGCGGCCCTCGCCGGAATCCCGGTGGCCCGGCTGGAGCGGCGCAGGCTGCGCCTGATCGACCGGGACCCGGCCCACGCCCGGCACCGGCCGCCCGCCGCCAGTGGGCTTCGGTCCTGGCTGACGACGCGCCTGAGGGAGCAGGAGACCTGGCGGGAGCTCGGGTACACCCTGCTCTTCGCGGGGCTGCTGTGGCCGGTCGACGCCCTCGCGATCACGGTCGCCCTGCTCTGCCCGCTGTCCATGGTCGCGACCCCGCTGCTGATGGCCACGGCCGGCGACGGCCGGGAGGCGAAGGTGCTGAAGCTGTGGACGGTCACCACCTGGCCGGCCGCCTTCGGTACCGCCGTGCTCGGGCTCGTCCTCCTGGTCCTGGGTGCCTATGTCCTGGGGGTCGCGGCCGGTGCCCGGGCGGAACTGACGCGCCTGCTGATCGCGCCGCGCGGGGGCGACCTGGGGGCGAAGGTCGTCGAACTGACCCGCTCCCGCGTCCGGTTGGTGGACGCCTTCGAGGCGGAGCGGCGGCGCATCGAGCGCGATCTGCACGACGGGGCCCAGCAGCGGCTGGTGGCGCTGACGATGACGCTGGGCCTGGCCCGCCTGGACGCGCCGCCCGGGCCACTGGCCGACCAACTCGCCAAGGCCCATGAGGAGGCGGGCAAGGCACTCGCTGAGCTGCGCGAAATCGTCCACGGCATCCACCCCAAGGTCCTCGCGGACTACGGCCTGAAGGCGGCGGTCACCGATGCCGCGGACCGCTCCGCGATCCCCGTGGACGTCGACCTGGAGCTGCCCGGACGACTGCCCCAGGCGGTCGAGGCCGCCGCGTACTTCGTGGTGTGCGAGGCCCTCGCCAACATCGCCAAGCACAGCGGGGCGAGTCGCGCGGAGGTGAGCGGCGGACACCGCGACGGGCACTTGTTCCTGCATGTACGCGACGACGGGCGGGGCGGCGCGGACGCCGGGGCCGGCAGCGGGCTGACCGGACTCGCGGACCGGGTGTCGGTGCTGGATGGCAGACTCTCCCTGTCCAGTCCGCCGGGCGGACCGACCCTGCTGCGTGTGGAGTTTCCTTGCGAACGGACCGATCGCTCCGCGTAG